Proteins from one Chitinophaga oryzae genomic window:
- a CDS encoding RagB/SusD family nutrient uptake outer membrane protein — protein MKKIIYCLLLVSAISACNKELNETPNGQLVGDDALRTIEGLQTALAGAYQPLKNGYTSGFATAAVDAVLMGSDDLTTHSASNKQELREMDQFAVNSTNGRINVIWLGCYKTIQNANNIIANYEKAGTSANIRQIGGEAYFLRAFSYFWLVRLWGNIPLITTSKYSPDLLSIQKSSPAQVYALIEADLKKAETLMGNTKPVAGRASAGTAKALLAEVYLTEGGYPLKDASKYALAAAKAKEVIDGKAVYGFDLVPDFGSLWTGTPSSNNTPEDVFALQFCNSCGNPSTLYGKSSMPGDEAGWDDYFCEVTFFNNFPEGKRKDVTFHTTFKTSAGDVSWQNGQTKHPYYNKFRVNTPTPGFLTSGSDLSVKLLRYAQVLLTYAEAQARSTGAPSAEAYNAVNLIRKRAGLDDLPQGLSGAAFANAVADERAWEFAGEYTRWFDLQRLELVETANSRKAADDLKPLNTITKARYWLPIPYNDQQINNGL, from the coding sequence ATGAAAAAGATAATATACTGTTTACTGCTTGTATCCGCCATATCAGCCTGTAACAAAGAATTGAATGAAACGCCCAACGGACAGCTTGTTGGCGATGACGCCCTGCGCACCATCGAAGGCCTGCAGACCGCCCTGGCCGGCGCATACCAGCCTTTAAAAAACGGCTATACGTCGGGCTTTGCCACAGCAGCGGTAGATGCCGTACTAATGGGCTCCGACGATCTCACCACCCATTCCGCCAGTAACAAACAGGAACTAAGGGAGATGGACCAGTTTGCCGTTAACTCCACCAACGGCCGTATTAACGTTATCTGGCTCGGATGTTACAAGACCATCCAGAATGCCAATAACATCATCGCCAATTACGAAAAGGCGGGTACTTCCGCCAACATCCGGCAGATTGGCGGTGAAGCTTATTTTTTAAGGGCCTTCTCCTATTTCTGGCTGGTACGGTTATGGGGCAACATCCCGCTGATCACCACATCGAAATACAGCCCGGACCTGCTCTCCATACAAAAGAGCAGCCCCGCGCAGGTGTACGCGCTGATCGAAGCAGACCTGAAAAAAGCAGAAACCCTGATGGGCAATACCAAGCCCGTCGCAGGCAGAGCCAGCGCAGGCACCGCCAAAGCATTGCTTGCGGAAGTATACCTTACCGAAGGAGGATACCCGCTGAAAGATGCCTCCAAATACGCGCTCGCCGCCGCTAAAGCCAAAGAGGTGATCGACGGCAAAGCGGTCTATGGCTTTGACCTGGTACCGGACTTCGGCAGCTTATGGACCGGAACACCTTCCAGCAACAATACCCCGGAAGATGTGTTTGCATTGCAGTTCTGCAACAGCTGCGGCAATCCCAGTACCCTGTATGGAAAATCAAGCATGCCGGGAGATGAAGCAGGATGGGACGATTACTTCTGCGAAGTCACTTTCTTCAACAATTTTCCCGAAGGCAAAAGAAAAGACGTAACGTTTCACACGACATTCAAAACCAGCGCGGGCGACGTCAGCTGGCAAAACGGTCAGACCAAACATCCTTATTACAACAAGTTCAGGGTAAACACCCCCACCCCCGGCTTCCTGACGTCCGGTAGTGATCTTTCCGTGAAACTGTTGCGTTATGCGCAGGTGCTGCTCACCTATGCAGAAGCGCAGGCACGTTCCACCGGGGCGCCGTCTGCAGAAGCCTACAATGCCGTCAACCTCATCCGGAAGCGCGCCGGCCTCGACGATCTGCCGCAGGGCCTTTCCGGCGCAGCATTCGCCAATGCCGTAGCCGACGAACGGGCCTGGGAATTTGCCGGGGAATATACCCGCTGGTTCGATCTGCAGCGTCTCGAACTGGTGGAAACCGCCAACTCCCGTAAAGCGGCAGACGATCTGAAACCACTGAATACAATCACCAAAGCCAGATACTGGTTACCCATTCCTTACAACGACCAGCAGATCAACAATGGCTTGTAA